The uncultured Desulfobulbus sp. genome window below encodes:
- a CDS encoding cold-shock protein, with protein MLTGTVKWFNEAKGFGFIEQEAGKDVFVHYSAISGTGFKTLNEGDKVQFEIIDGPKGPAAANVMKQ; from the coding sequence ATGTTGACAGGAACAGTAAAGTGGTTTAACGAAGCAAAAGGTTTTGGTTTTATTGAGCAGGAGGCAGGAAAGGATGTTTTCGTCCACTACTCTGCAATATCCGGAACAGGTTTTAAAACACTCAATGAAGGCGACAAAGTTCAGTTCGAAATCATAGACGGCCCCAAGGGACCGGCTGCCGCCAACGTGATGAAGCAGTGA
- the mltG gene encoding endolytic transglycosylase MltG codes for MFNPIVMRRLIVVFFALIFLGSSGGAIWYVSYLCTPSPGEGEAIVQIDRGMGVCQIGALLAQKGLIQNDIRYLAYVYFGELTTRLRAGEYSIARGLTPPQVLQLLVDGTTLRHQVTIPEGLNVVQVAELFARDGWIDPDRFLALSRNKEFILSLGLQLESLEGYLFPETYTLVRNEVSEKRVLEMMVQRFLQVWSGLQVPDEGVHGLNRHQVVILASVVEKETGASEERPLIARVFLNRLEKKMRLQSDPTVIYGIKNFNGNITRADLRSKTPYNTYVIAGLPAGPICNPGRAALEAILIPAESRALYFVSRNDGTHIFSTNLRDHNRAVWKYQRKN; via the coding sequence GTGTTTAACCCCATTGTCATGCGTCGTCTTATTGTCGTCTTTTTTGCTTTGATTTTTCTGGGTTCCTCCGGGGGGGCAATCTGGTATGTCAGCTATTTGTGTACCCCTTCTCCGGGAGAAGGTGAAGCAATTGTTCAGATTGATCGAGGAATGGGGGTATGCCAGATTGGAGCACTGCTTGCTCAGAAGGGGCTTATTCAAAATGATATTCGCTACCTCGCCTACGTCTATTTTGGTGAACTAACCACACGACTGCGGGCAGGGGAGTACAGTATAGCGCGCGGCCTGACTCCACCACAGGTTCTCCAACTACTGGTTGACGGAACAACACTTCGGCATCAGGTCACTATTCCAGAGGGACTCAATGTCGTTCAGGTCGCAGAACTCTTCGCCCGGGACGGATGGATCGATCCTGATCGTTTTCTTGCCCTGAGTCGGAATAAGGAATTTATTCTCTCTTTGGGCCTGCAGCTTGAGAGTCTCGAGGGATACCTTTTCCCGGAGACGTATACGCTGGTTCGCAACGAAGTCAGTGAAAAGCGGGTGCTGGAAATGATGGTGCAGCGATTTCTGCAGGTTTGGAGTGGGCTGCAGGTGCCAGATGAAGGCGTCCATGGTTTGAATCGGCACCAGGTGGTTATTTTAGCCTCTGTCGTTGAAAAAGAGACCGGTGCATCTGAGGAACGTCCTCTTATCGCACGTGTTTTTCTGAACCGCTTAGAGAAAAAGATGCGCCTTCAGTCTGATCCCACCGTGATTTATGGAATCAAAAATTTCAATGGGAATATCACCCGGGCCGACTTGAGGTCCAAGACTCCGTATAACACCTATGTTATTGCTGGACTGCCTGCCGGGCCAATCTGTAACCCTGGTCGAGCTGCGTTGGAGGCAATTCTTATACCTGCTGAGTCACGGGCTCTGTATTTTGTGTCGCGCAATGATGGGACGCATATTTTTTCAACAAATCTGCGTGACCATAATCGTGCGGTTTGGAAATATCAGCGGAAAAATTAA
- the lon gene encoding endopeptidase La, translating into MEFDDSLSTSMGDFGEQAQDLEIPESLPMMAVRDVVVFNYMIIPLFVGRPGSIEAVNEGLNSNKLLMLVTQKDPTKDDPEEDDLYRVGMVSMIMRTLKLPDGRLKVLVQALSKAKIRKVLQDKPHFQVEIDLVEDQEPEEISVETEALMRTVREQTEKIMSLRGILSSDLMMIINNIEEPGRLADLVGSNLRLKVTESQKILETEDSVERLRLVADLLHKELEVSTVQAKIQSDAKEEMSRSQREYFLREQIQALKRELGDEDSYSQEIEELAKQLRKKKMPKYAKKEARKQLRRLEMMHPDASEATIVRTYMEWFLDLPWKNSSKDMLDLKVASEVLDEDHYGLDRIKERILEYLAVRKLNNDTKGPIICFAGPPGVGKTSLGQAIAKAMNRKFYRLSLGGMRDEAEIRGHRRTYIGAMPGRILQGLKSVGTNNPVFMMDEIDKIGDDYRGDPSSALLEVLDPEQNNTFSDHYMNLPFDLSKCMFITTANRTDTIPGPLLDRMEVIQLSGYTLEEKMVIANKYLLVRQVEENGIKPSQIKLDNKTLELIISHYTHEAGVRNLERALGKICRKIARKVAEGGRGPYVISANTVEKYLGPPKFLPETELDTSAQPGLVIGLAWTEVGGELLHIETSVMPGKGRLQLTGHLGEVMKESAQAALSYCRSRNKELGVEPEYFDTHDIHIHVPAGAIPKDGPSAGITITTALFSAIRGKALKRGFAMTGEVTLRGRVLPIGGLKDKALAALRAGITNILIPQENQKDLVEIPEELRKKITFYPVGHMDEVIELTLGKVPVKKASAKGATKKVVTKTAPAK; encoded by the coding sequence GTGGAATTTGATGATTCATTATCAACCAGTATGGGCGATTTTGGGGAACAGGCGCAAGATCTGGAAATCCCTGAGTCACTTCCCATGATGGCTGTTCGCGATGTGGTGGTCTTTAACTATATGATCATCCCATTGTTTGTCGGTCGCCCCGGTTCGATAGAAGCGGTGAACGAGGGACTGAACAGTAACAAGCTGTTGATGCTGGTGACTCAGAAAGATCCCACCAAGGATGATCCCGAAGAGGACGATCTGTACCGGGTTGGTATGGTTTCCATGATTATGCGAACCCTCAAATTGCCCGATGGTCGCCTTAAGGTGCTGGTTCAGGCCTTGTCCAAGGCCAAAATTCGGAAAGTTTTGCAGGATAAACCGCACTTCCAGGTGGAGATTGATCTGGTCGAGGACCAGGAGCCTGAAGAGATCTCTGTAGAAACCGAAGCCTTGATGCGTACGGTCAGGGAACAGACCGAAAAGATCATGTCCCTGCGTGGCATCCTTTCCTCAGATTTGATGATGATCATCAACAATATCGAGGAACCGGGGCGGCTTGCTGATTTGGTCGGATCCAACCTGCGTCTGAAGGTCACCGAATCCCAGAAGATTCTTGAAACCGAGGATTCTGTAGAGCGACTGCGCCTTGTTGCTGATCTCTTGCATAAAGAGCTTGAAGTCTCCACCGTCCAGGCCAAAATCCAGTCTGACGCTAAAGAGGAGATGTCACGCAGTCAGCGGGAATATTTCCTGCGTGAGCAGATTCAGGCCCTCAAGCGTGAGCTGGGCGATGAAGACAGCTATTCTCAGGAAATCGAAGAACTGGCAAAGCAGCTGCGCAAAAAGAAGATGCCCAAGTATGCCAAAAAAGAGGCTCGTAAGCAGCTGCGTCGACTGGAGATGATGCATCCGGACGCCTCCGAGGCCACGATTGTTCGCACCTACATGGAGTGGTTTCTTGATCTGCCCTGGAAAAACTCATCCAAGGATATGCTTGATCTCAAGGTCGCCTCAGAGGTCCTTGACGAGGATCATTACGGGCTCGACCGCATCAAAGAGCGTATTCTCGAGTACCTGGCTGTGCGCAAACTCAACAACGATACCAAAGGGCCGATCATTTGCTTTGCCGGTCCTCCCGGTGTGGGAAAAACCTCCCTTGGTCAGGCCATCGCCAAGGCCATGAACCGAAAGTTTTATCGCCTTTCTTTGGGCGGTATGCGTGATGAGGCTGAGATTCGAGGGCACAGGCGGACTTATATCGGTGCAATGCCCGGGCGGATTTTGCAGGGATTAAAGAGTGTGGGGACCAATAATCCCGTGTTCATGATGGATGAGATCGATAAGATCGGTGATGATTACCGGGGCGATCCTTCTTCTGCACTGTTGGAGGTGCTTGATCCGGAGCAGAATAATACCTTCTCCGATCATTATATGAATCTGCCCTTTGATCTCTCCAAGTGTATGTTCATCACCACCGCTAACCGGACTGATACTATTCCTGGCCCCCTTCTTGACCGCATGGAAGTGATTCAACTCTCCGGCTATACTCTGGAAGAGAAGATGGTCATTGCCAACAAGTATCTCCTGGTTCGTCAGGTGGAGGAGAACGGGATCAAACCCAGCCAGATCAAGTTAGATAATAAGACCCTGGAGCTTATTATCAGTCATTACACCCATGAGGCTGGAGTGCGTAATCTTGAGCGGGCACTTGGGAAAATCTGCCGTAAGATTGCCCGCAAGGTGGCCGAAGGTGGGCGAGGACCATATGTCATTTCAGCCAACACCGTGGAGAAATATCTGGGACCTCCCAAGTTTCTTCCCGAAACCGAGCTCGATACCAGTGCCCAGCCAGGCCTGGTTATTGGTCTGGCCTGGACAGAGGTCGGTGGAGAATTGCTCCATATTGAGACCTCGGTTATGCCGGGTAAAGGGCGGCTGCAGCTTACCGGACACCTGGGCGAGGTTATGAAAGAATCTGCCCAGGCTGCTTTGAGCTATTGCCGCAGCCGTAACAAGGAGTTGGGTGTTGAACCGGAGTATTTTGATACCCATGATATTCATATTCATGTTCCGGCGGGTGCCATTCCTAAAGATGGCCCCTCGGCAGGTATCACCATTACCACGGCCCTCTTTTCTGCTATTCGTGGCAAGGCGTTGAAACGTGGTTTTGCCATGACTGGTGAGGTCACACTCCGTGGGCGGGTGCTGCCCATTGGCGGACTCAAGGATAAGGCACTTGCTGCCCTGCGTGCAGGTATCACCAATATTCTGATTCCCCAGGAGAATCAGAAGGATTTGGTTGAGATACCTGAAGAGTTGCGTAAAAAAATAACCTTTTATCCTGTTGGTCACATGGACGAGGTTATTGAACTGACGCTGGGAAAGGTTCCTGTGAAGAAAGCCTCCGCTAAAGGGGCAACCAAAAAGGTGGTCACAAAAACAGCCCCAGCAAAGTAA
- a CDS encoding PilZ domain-containing protein yields MDQRKHPRIRMRNMSIDVSDGMGCCSAAVSDISRRGLCLADMAKRFGKKADKFTVVATCGEQHFKFQVKMRWVQLGQWNKRIGVEIETPSSQWTDYVISLEHQRQLF; encoded by the coding sequence ATGGACCAACGAAAACATCCTCGCATCCGCATGCGAAATATGAGTATTGATGTGTCCGATGGTATGGGTTGCTGCTCGGCTGCCGTGAGCGACATTTCTCGCAGAGGACTGTGTCTTGCCGATATGGCCAAGCGTTTTGGCAAAAAAGCCGATAAATTTACCGTGGTTGCCACCTGCGGTGAGCAACATTTCAAATTTCAGGTCAAAATGCGTTGGGTTCAGCTAGGGCAGTGGAATAAACGAATCGGGGTAGAGATCGAGACCCCTTCATCCCAGTGGACTGACTACGTCATCTCCCTTGAGCATCAGCGACAACTTTTTTAA
- a CDS encoding universal stress protein — MQAIQSILTPIDFSDNAGKIVKAAAYVAGTFKAELHLVFVVQSFEDYSGFFVPPISLPNLEEELFASAQQQMESYVEENKTMFADAGVTQVTGKVLTGDVAEEILSFAAKKKVELIVMGTHGYKGLERIMFGSVADKVVKTACCPVMTINPYREECEGNVG; from the coding sequence ATGCAGGCAATTCAAAGCATCCTCACCCCGATTGATTTTTCCGACAATGCCGGCAAGATCGTCAAGGCGGCTGCGTACGTGGCCGGAACCTTTAAAGCAGAGCTGCACCTGGTTTTTGTTGTACAGAGCTTTGAGGATTACAGCGGATTTTTTGTTCCCCCCATCTCACTGCCTAACCTAGAAGAAGAACTCTTCGCTTCAGCCCAACAACAGATGGAATCCTACGTTGAAGAAAACAAGACCATGTTTGCCGATGCTGGGGTCACCCAGGTAACGGGCAAGGTTCTGACCGGAGACGTCGCCGAAGAGATTCTCAGCTTTGCGGCAAAGAAAAAGGTTGAGCTTATCGTCATGGGGACCCATGGCTACAAGGGGCTTGAGCGTATCATGTTTGGCAGTGTCGCAGACAAGGTCGTGAAAACCGCCTGTTGCCCGGTAATGACCATCAACCCGTACCGGGAGGAGTGCGAAGGGAACGTTGGGTAA
- a CDS encoding radical SAM protein gives MEFEPKWIAWEITRRCNLRCVHCRSSSELEIEGHPDFSFEEAKRILDQIHAYANPVMVLSGGEPLLRDDVFDIARYGTSLGLRMCIATNGSLVTREVCQEMKDSGIKMVSMSLDGATAAVHDDFRNQPGAYDGVMNAIELFKEYEIDFLINSSFTKRNKAEIPQLYSLVKSLGATAWYLFMIVPTGRGEEIMEELIPASEYEDILNWHYDMEKEEDDLLVRPTCAPQYYRIVLQRAKSEGDQFKRRSLKFSTGGSKGCLAGQLICLINVDGDVLPCSYFPLSAGNLKEQSFQEIWENSPLMLDMRNFKEYKDNCGRCEYVNVCGGCRARAYAVTGDYMAGEPFCAYQPKR, from the coding sequence ATGGAATTTGAACCAAAATGGATTGCCTGGGAAATCACCCGCCGTTGTAACCTGCGCTGCGTCCACTGCCGCTCCTCCTCGGAGCTTGAAATTGAGGGGCATCCCGACTTTTCCTTTGAAGAGGCCAAAAGAATTCTTGACCAGATCCATGCCTACGCAAACCCAGTTATGGTGCTTTCCGGAGGCGAGCCCCTTCTCCGCGACGATGTCTTTGACATTGCCCGCTACGGCACCAGCCTAGGACTGCGCATGTGTATTGCCACCAACGGTTCACTGGTCACTAGAGAAGTGTGCCAGGAGATGAAAGATTCGGGCATCAAAATGGTTTCCATGAGCCTGGATGGTGCCACCGCCGCGGTGCATGATGATTTCCGCAATCAGCCCGGTGCCTACGATGGTGTGATGAACGCCATAGAGCTGTTCAAAGAATATGAGATTGATTTTTTGATCAACTCTTCCTTCACCAAACGTAACAAGGCTGAAATTCCCCAGCTGTACTCTCTGGTCAAATCGCTGGGGGCCACTGCCTGGTACCTTTTTATGATTGTGCCCACCGGTCGTGGTGAGGAGATCATGGAAGAATTAATCCCAGCCTCCGAATATGAAGATATCCTCAACTGGCATTACGATATGGAAAAGGAGGAGGACGACCTCCTGGTGCGGCCGACTTGTGCTCCCCAATATTACCGTATCGTTCTCCAGCGGGCCAAGTCCGAAGGTGATCAGTTCAAACGACGCAGCCTCAAGTTTTCCACCGGTGGCTCCAAAGGATGCCTTGCCGGCCAGTTGATCTGCCTGATCAATGTGGATGGGGATGTACTGCCCTGCAGCTACTTTCCCCTTTCTGCAGGCAATCTCAAAGAGCAGAGCTTTCAGGAAATCTGGGAGAATTCCCCGCTCATGCTCGACATGCGAAACTTCAAAGAGTACAAGGATAACTGTGGCCGTTGTGAGTATGTCAATGTCTGTGGCGGCTGCCGTGCTCGCGCCTATGCCGTGACCGGCGATTACATGGCGGGCGAACCTTTTTGCGCCTATCAGCCCAAGCGCTAA
- the hemE gene encoding uroporphyrinogen decarboxylase, whose protein sequence is MNDTFLQACRGNRTPFTPVWFMRQAGRYLPEYQKVRGKVSFLELCKTPELAAEVTHQPIDLFGFDAAILFSDILIPMEAMNLDLAFHEGKGPIFANPIRDQRGVDELIVPDPDETMPFVMETIRLLRSSLSVPLIGFAGAPFTLATYLIEGGSSKVFLNTKKMMYQAPELYHNLMAKITACTSSYLQAQVRAGAQALQMFDSWVGILAPEDYKAFALPYVQSIITDLRAMTDIPLIYFANNGSTLTDLTTTVGADVLGFDWRLPIGEAVKRAGNHAVQGNIDPIALFLPQAKLEARIKAMLEEARDAKGYIFNLGHGILPQTPPEQVRIAVDAVHRFSAKA, encoded by the coding sequence ATGAACGATACCTTTCTTCAAGCCTGTCGAGGTAACCGCACTCCATTCACTCCAGTCTGGTTCATGCGCCAAGCGGGTCGCTACCTGCCCGAATACCAGAAAGTGCGGGGGAAAGTCAGTTTTCTTGAACTCTGTAAAACGCCGGAACTGGCTGCAGAGGTCACGCATCAGCCCATCGATCTCTTTGGTTTTGATGCAGCGATCCTCTTCTCTGACATTCTCATCCCCATGGAGGCGATGAATCTGGATCTGGCTTTCCACGAGGGTAAAGGACCTATCTTTGCCAACCCCATACGCGATCAACGGGGCGTGGATGAACTGATTGTTCCCGATCCGGATGAGACCATGCCCTTTGTCATGGAGACCATTCGCCTCCTGCGCAGCTCCCTTTCGGTTCCGCTTATCGGCTTTGCCGGTGCGCCCTTTACCCTGGCTACCTATCTGATTGAAGGCGGCAGCTCAAAGGTCTTTTTGAACACAAAAAAGATGATGTACCAGGCGCCTGAGCTCTATCACAACCTCATGGCCAAGATCACCGCCTGCACCAGCAGCTACCTCCAGGCCCAGGTTCGGGCCGGCGCCCAGGCCCTGCAGATGTTTGACTCCTGGGTTGGTATCCTGGCGCCTGAGGATTATAAAGCATTTGCCCTGCCCTATGTCCAATCCATTATTACCGATCTGCGGGCCATGACCGACATTCCTCTGATCTATTTTGCCAACAACGGCTCCACCCTCACTGACCTGACCACAACGGTTGGAGCGGATGTACTTGGCTTTGACTGGCGCCTGCCCATTGGCGAGGCAGTCAAACGAGCAGGCAACCATGCCGTCCAGGGCAACATCGACCCCATCGCCCTCTTTTTGCCCCAGGCAAAACTGGAAGCACGGATTAAAGCCATGCTTGAAGAGGCCCGGGATGCCAAGGGCTATATATTTAACCTGGGACACGGCATTCTCCCGCAAACACCGCCGGAGCAGGTTCGAATAGCGGTGGACGCGGTACACCGGTTCAGCGCCAAGGCTTAA
- a CDS encoding HD domain-containing protein translates to MDSPSPIPTLSECLSLMEQYAMLDNIRHHSLVVARLAAQIQEGLSSSPRATIPTDRQLVISGALLHDIAKTPCLNSTCDHAKEGGKICREHGYPEIAAIVEQHVLLWEFEPSRYAEGCFTEREIVYYADKRVRHHTVVGLDKRLEYILEHYGQENPVLHGLIRKNFKKCVTLEAYLFRFLPFAPNELGRY, encoded by the coding sequence ATGGACAGTCCTTCCCCGATTCCGACGCTTTCTGAGTGCCTCAGCCTCATGGAGCAGTACGCCATGCTGGACAACATTCGCCACCACTCGCTGGTGGTGGCGCGCCTGGCTGCCCAGATTCAGGAAGGACTCTCCTCTTCTCCCCGAGCTACCATCCCCACCGATCGCCAGTTGGTGATCAGCGGCGCTCTGCTCCATGACATCGCAAAAACCCCCTGCCTCAACAGTACCTGTGACCACGCCAAGGAAGGGGGGAAAATTTGCCGCGAGCACGGTTACCCCGAAATAGCCGCCATTGTCGAACAACATGTACTGCTTTGGGAGTTTGAGCCCAGCCGCTACGCTGAGGGCTGTTTTACCGAGCGGGAGATTGTCTACTATGCCGACAAACGGGTGCGTCACCATACGGTGGTGGGGCTGGATAAACGCTTGGAATACATTTTAGAACATTACGGCCAGGAAAACCCGGTGCTCCATGGGCTCATTCGCAAAAACTTCAAAAAATGCGTCACCCTGGAAGCGTATCTCTTTCGTTTTCTGCCCTTTGCACCAAATGAACTGGGGCGGTATTAA
- a CDS encoding PAS domain-containing protein has product MQPTFDWIEHYPAAVSVCDPQGIIVAMNSAAAAMFAKDGGMALIGSSLYDCHPEAANTIIRGLMATQSSNTYITERKGARKLVHQVPWYDQESFAGLVETVISLPPDLEVKQRG; this is encoded by the coding sequence ATGCAGCCCACCTTTGATTGGATAGAGCATTACCCAGCCGCAGTCAGTGTCTGCGATCCCCAAGGAATTATCGTCGCCATGAACAGTGCCGCCGCTGCAATGTTTGCCAAAGATGGAGGCATGGCACTTATCGGATCAAGCCTTTATGACTGTCATCCAGAAGCTGCCAATACGATCATTCGCGGACTCATGGCAACCCAGTCCAGCAACACCTATATCACCGAACGAAAAGGGGCTCGCAAGCTCGTCCACCAGGTACCCTGGTATGACCAGGAAAGCTTTGCCGGGCTGGTTGAAACTGTGATTTCCCTACCTCCTGATCTGGAAGTGAAGCAACGGGGGTGA
- a CDS encoding molybdopterin-dependent oxidoreductase gives MDPSPQTTQTILTTCTRDCPNTCGLHATVTDGKIIRLTGAPEHPYTKGVACHKTRKFIERVYSKERITSPMLRDGSGWHKVSWDKALETVAARIKSICAADGPEAILYYQGYGERTALKLLNRYFFNLLGGVTTLRGTLCSGTGIAAQNLDLGNRISHDPLDHYNSGSMILWARNPAVTNISLMPVIRDIQQRGGRVISIDPYRTRTARIADRHITPAPGMDGFLALAVSQILFSQGQEDAHFLANHSKNAAPFRAIVHRFPLKELCRRADVALADAEYIAETLCTSPPTSILLGWGVHRYRDAHLSIRAIDALAAISGNMGMAGGGVSQGFDEYGPYDQQYWGDALNPERRTLLMPTIGEELLRTTNPKIRMAFITAANPVCSAPNATKVARALKQTEFVVYGGHFLDDTAELAHVFLPATTFLEEDDVMASYGHNYVGPVNRAIEPVGQCRSDFQMFSALAQRFDFAPRFCRDAQEWLEDICSPIKEAGCSLQQLKTGAFRMPEPMTPYADKNFPTPSGKFEFMTEFNADVFPPRDAEFPYTLLTLAGFDHICSERSLGEHAELPEILLQTTEANRLGLKDGDRVRLASVVGSMQVRVRTDDSLRADCVVAERGGWLKAGHGFNQITPDISSTIGQGTPFYETRVSIEPVALENTPPSP, from the coding sequence ATGGATCCATCACCCCAAACCACACAAACAATCCTGACGACCTGTACCCGCGACTGCCCCAACACCTGCGGCCTGCATGCCACTGTTACCGACGGAAAAATCATACGGCTGACCGGTGCCCCCGAACACCCCTACACCAAGGGCGTTGCCTGCCACAAAACCAGAAAATTTATCGAGCGAGTCTACAGCAAAGAGCGGATCACCAGTCCCATGCTGCGGGATGGATCAGGCTGGCACAAGGTCTCCTGGGACAAAGCTCTGGAGACAGTTGCTGCGCGGATCAAATCGATTTGTGCCGCAGATGGCCCTGAGGCCATCCTCTACTATCAGGGGTATGGAGAGCGGACCGCACTCAAACTGCTCAACCGCTACTTCTTCAACCTGCTGGGTGGAGTGACAACCCTGCGTGGCACGCTCTGCAGCGGCACCGGGATCGCGGCACAAAATCTGGATCTGGGCAACCGCATCTCCCATGACCCGCTGGATCATTACAATTCGGGTTCCATGATTCTCTGGGCACGCAATCCTGCGGTGACCAATATCAGCCTGATGCCGGTCATCCGCGATATTCAACAGCGAGGCGGTCGCGTCATCTCCATTGATCCCTATCGTACCCGCACCGCCCGGATTGCAGACCGCCATATTACTCCCGCTCCTGGAATGGACGGTTTTCTTGCTCTGGCCGTGTCCCAAATTCTTTTCAGCCAGGGCCAGGAAGACGCCCATTTTCTTGCCAACCACAGCAAGAATGCAGCCCCCTTTCGCGCAATCGTCCACAGATTTCCCCTCAAGGAACTCTGCCGACGGGCGGATGTTGCTCTTGCGGATGCGGAGTATATCGCAGAAACCTTATGTACCTCTCCCCCCACCTCGATTTTGCTGGGCTGGGGCGTTCACCGCTATAGGGATGCGCACCTCTCCATTCGGGCCATTGATGCACTGGCTGCCATCTCCGGCAACATGGGTATGGCAGGAGGCGGGGTGAGTCAGGGATTTGATGAATACGGCCCCTATGATCAACAGTACTGGGGCGATGCACTCAACCCGGAACGAAGGACGCTGCTCATGCCCACAATTGGCGAGGAACTCCTGCGCACCACAAACCCAAAAATCCGCATGGCCTTTATCACGGCGGCCAACCCTGTCTGCAGCGCCCCCAATGCAACCAAGGTTGCCCGTGCACTCAAACAGACAGAGTTTGTCGTCTATGGGGGGCATTTTTTAGATGACACGGCCGAACTCGCCCATGTCTTCTTGCCTGCCACTACCTTTCTTGAAGAAGATGATGTTATGGCCAGCTACGGCCATAACTATGTGGGGCCGGTCAACCGTGCCATTGAACCGGTCGGTCAATGCCGCAGCGATTTTCAGATGTTTTCGGCGTTGGCTCAACGCTTTGACTTTGCTCCTCGCTTCTGCCGGGACGCCCAGGAATGGCTGGAGGATATCTGCAGCCCTATCAAAGAAGCTGGATGCAGTCTGCAGCAACTCAAAACAGGGGCCTTTCGCATGCCAGAGCCCATGACCCCCTATGCAGATAAAAACTTTCCCACCCCCTCAGGAAAATTTGAATTCATGACCGAGTTCAATGCAGATGTTTTCCCCCCTAGGGATGCAGAGTTTCCCTATACCCTGTTGACTCTTGCCGGATTTGACCATATCTGCTCGGAGCGGAGCCTGGGTGAACATGCTGAGCTACCCGAAATACTCCTGCAGACAACAGAGGCCAACCGCTTGGGGCTCAAAGATGGCGATCGTGTCAGGCTGGCAAGTGTGGTGGGCAGCATGCAGGTCAGAGTACGAACCGATGACAGCCTCCGCGCCGACTGTGTGGTCGCCGAGCGGGGCGGATGGCTCAAGGCGGGGCATGGTTTCAACCAGATCACCCCGGACATCAGCAGTACCATCGGGCAAGGGACCCCGTTTTATGAAACCCGGGTAAGTATAGAGCCAGTGGCTTTAGAAAATACGCCACCAAGTCCATGA
- a CDS encoding STM3941 family protein, producing the protein MNQTTYIYNSKTAVLLLLSISLVFIGIGIYLLMTEEASPANWVVVLLFSAGALVFVRQLFDKRPRIILDAEGIEDRKLKGVGKILWLDIKNAYIKRMRGIAFICLELHDPEKYLPSQGALHKAQQKADAFLGVTPLIITTSYADRSEQEILALIQAHLT; encoded by the coding sequence ATGAACCAGACCACCTACATCTACAACTCTAAAACGGCAGTACTGCTGCTGCTCAGCATCTCCCTGGTTTTTATTGGTATCGGCATCTATCTACTCATGACCGAGGAAGCCAGTCCGGCCAACTGGGTAGTGGTGCTCCTCTTCTCAGCAGGCGCACTTGTCTTTGTGCGCCAACTCTTTGATAAACGCCCTCGTATTATTCTAGATGCGGAGGGGATTGAAGATAGAAAGCTCAAAGGAGTCGGGAAAATTCTCTGGCTGGATATCAAAAACGCTTACATCAAACGCATGCGCGGCATCGCCTTTATCTGCCTTGAGCTCCATGATCCGGAAAAATACCTCCCTTCCCAAGGAGCCTTGCATAAAGCGCAGCAAAAGGCCGATGCGTTCTTAGGTGTTACGCCGCTCATTATAACTACATCCTACGCAGACAGGAGTGAACAGGAGATACTTGCGCTAATCCAGGCGCATCTTACCTAA